The Halovivax ruber XH-70 genome includes the window TCGCTGATCGAGCTCCCCGCGGCGATGACCCACGAACCGCTCGACCCCGCACAGCGGGACGCCATCGGTATCACGGACACGCTCTGTCGCCTCTCCGTCGGCGTCGAGGATGTCGACGATCTCCGGGCCGACCTGGAGCGCGGACTGGAACGGGTATCCGCGGTGGAATCGGTTGCGGGCGGGGAGTGACGGACTTCGCCATCTGACACCCGTAAACGGCCGAGAGCGGGACTCGTCGTTCTGAAGAGCCTTCCGAGCAAATCGTCGTCCATGGGGCTACGGCTGTACGAACTCCTTTTCCGGCGTCCTCATCGCCGAGCATCGCAGCCGGAACTGTCTCGCCGAAAGCTATTTAGCACCTTCTCCTAAAGATAGAATTAGATGCGTCTAATCTATCCACGTCACTCGCGAGGTGGCCGGCGTGGCTGATCCGCTCTCGATTCTGCTCGCGTCGCTGCGGGACGGCTACGTCCAGGTGAGCGTCTTCGTCGCGGTGACGGTGCTCGCGTTCGGATTCGTCCAGTATCGAACCGACGGCGCACTGCTCCGCGCCATCGAGGACAACGAGCGTCTCCAGCCGCTCATCGGCGGCCTCCTTGGCCTCACGCCCGGTTGCGGTGGTGCGATCGTCGTCATGCCGCTGTACGTCCGTGGGTCGGTCAGCTTCGGCACCGTCGTGGCCACGTTGGGTGCGACGGCCGGTGACTCGGCGTTCGTCATCCTCGCGCTGGCTCCAGAGGCCGCCCTCTACGCCTACGCCATCGCACTCGTCGCCTCGGTGGCGACGGGATATCTCGTCGACACTGCGGGACTCGGCGTCACACGCGTCGACGCGGCCGTCTCGCGCCTCGCGCCCGGGACGACCGCCACCGACGGCGGTACCGTCGTGAACAACCGGGTCGGGCCGAACCCCACCCACGATTATCCGACCTGTTCACCGACCCACTCTCACGAGGCCGGCCCCGATCGCACGTCGCGGATTCTCACACCGCTGTCGCACGCCGCGCACGTCGCCTGGTGGATCGCGGCCGTCGGTGGCCTCATTCTCGGCACCATCTACCTCCTTCGCGGCGGCCCCGAGATTGCGCTGTCGGTCGGTGTCGACTTCGCCGGCGCGTTCACCGTCTTCGGCCTCGTGGGCGGCGTCCTCTCGCTGTACCTCTACGCGATCGGGCGCCACTACGTCGGTGAGGGCGAGATCGCCCGCGCCCGCGACTCGTTTGGCTCCATCTACGACACGCTGACCCACGCAGCGATGGAGACGAGCTTCGTCACCGTCTGGGTGATCGTCGCACTGGCCGGGTACGAGTACGTGGTGGTCCTCTCCGGGCTGGACGTCGCCGCGGTCGCCGCGACGGCGGGCGTGCTCGCCCCGATCGGCGGCGTCGCGGTCGGCCTGATCCCCGGCTGCGGCCCCCAGATCCTGCTCGCCGGCGTCTACGCAGAGGGTGCGCTGCCATTCTCCGCCCTCGCGGCCAACGCCATCGCCCAGGACGGTGACGCCCTGTTCCCGCTGCTCGCGATCGACCCGAAGGCCGCCGTCGTGGCGACGATCTACAACGCGCTCCCGGCGCTCGTCGTCGGCGTGGCGCTGTTCTTCCTCTGGGAACCCGTCTTCGGCATGCCGGAGTTCGGCTTCGGGGTTGCGTGAAGGCGGGCTCGGTCACGCTGGAATTGTGCGTTCGGTCTCGACCGGGACAACAAGAAACGATGGACAAGATCCTGGAGTCGATCGGCCGTCTGGACGGTGTGGCCCTCGGCGAGGCGTAAAATGATCGGCTGCCGATTTCTTCTCGGCGAGAATATCGACGACGTCGAGGAGATATGAGCGCCTCGTCTGCCTCCTCGACGTGTCGGCCGGCACCGTCGCTCAAGCGAGCGGACGATATTCTAGTGCATGTGTCCGTTCTCCGTACCGCGCGGGCGGAGGCCGAGTCAATTGCTATCGTGAGGTGATATGCCGCCTTCTCGACCAGCTTCCACGCCATCGTTTCCGGATCGGTCTCGAACAGCTGTGGGCGCTGATATTGGCTTATGGACATGACCAAAAGATATAATACAGTTTGTTGGTAATTCGTGATCGATGTCTCGATACGATCGCATCGGCAGGCGGACCGTCCTGAAAGCAGTGCCGCTCTCGCTCGGTGCCGTCGGAACTGTGTCCGCCGACGGCGATGAGGATCAATTCGACAAGGATCAGGTCGTGAGTCCATGCTGTGGCGGTGGCGGCGGTGGGACGGTAACGCTTGCCAACGCCATCGATACGAAGGAAGACTATAACGACGAGGAAGAAGCGAGAATCGAATTGACGGTCTCTGGTCCGTCGTCCACGTCCGTCCAGACCAACACCCTAGGGTTGACGTGGGCCATGAACCACGACGGGATGTGGTATCACTTTGAAAACACGACTCTGGAGTTCCAGATGAACGAGGCCACCAATCCGGCCGACAGCACCGTCGACTGGGTCGACGGATATTCTCAAGGAACCGGAGGTATCTCGTCGGACCAGGTGCAGTACGCCCTAGACACGCTCTGGGGATCGACACCTATCCCCGCGCCGAATCCGCTTGATGTCGAACGAGACACCGGTCTCGACATCAACGAAGCTGATAGCCACTTCAGCCACGATTACGGCGACTATTTCGGCAAGATCGACGAAGACGCCTGCGGAGGCGCCGAGTTCAACGTCAGCCTCGGAACCGACGGCAGTCTCGAGGACGGGTCGTACGAGTTCGACGTCAGTTTTTCGACCGAACTGTGGCTCACGAACCCCGATGGCGGTCCCGATTCGCACGTCAAAGATCTCGATATCGACGCAAGCGGAACCATCTTCGTCGATACGAGTTGAGATCGAGGACTCCTCAGTCGCGCACCGCCGATCCGTCGCTCAGAACTCCTCGGCCGGTGGGGCGATGCCTTCCTCGTCGTCGCCGTGGCCCGCCAGGCCGAACTCTTCGCGGACCTCGAGGATGCGGTCGCGGATGTCTGCGGCCAGTTCGAACTCCAGGTTGCTGGCGGCCTCGTCCATCCGGTCTTCCAGCTCTTCGACGTAGCGGGCGGCCTCCTCGTCGTCCGAGAGTTCGCGGCCGGAGACCGTCGTCGTGTCCGTCTTGCTGCCGGGGAGGTTGGTCTCGCCGACCTCCTTCTCGATCGTCGTGGGCTCGAAGCCGTGTTCCTCGTTGTACTCCTGCTGGATCTCACGGCGGCGCTGGGTCTCCTCGATCGCCGACTCCATGGCGTTCGAGGGTTCGTCTGCGTAGAGGACGACCTCGCCGTTGACGTTCCGGGCGGCCCGGCCCATCGTCTGGACGAGGGTCGTCTCGCTGCGGAGGAAACCCTCTTGATCGGCGTCCAGGATCGCCACGAGGGAGACTTCCGGGATGTCCAGCCCTTCACGGAGGAGGTTGATGCCGACGAGGACGTCGATCTCGCCCAGGCGCAGGGAGCGGATGATCTCGTGGCGCTCTAAGGTGTCTGTCTCGTCGTGCATGTAGGCGACGTCGACGCCGGCTTCCTCCAGATACTCGGTGAGGTCCTCCGCCATGCGTTTGGTGAGCGTCGTGACGAGGGTCCGCTCGCCCCTGTCGATGCGGTCGTCGATGCGGTCCATCAGGTCGTCGACCTGGCCGGTGGCGTCGGCGACCTCGACTAGCGGGTCGACCAGGTGGGTCGGGCGAACGATCTGCTCGACGATCTGATCGGAGTGTTCGCGCTCGTAATCGCTCGGCGTCGCGGAGACGTACAGGGTACGGTCGGTCTTTTCCTCGAACTCCTCGAAGGTGAGCGGGCGGTTGTCGTAGGCCGTCGGGAGACGGAAACCGTTCTCGACGAGGGAGTCCTTGCGGGACTTGTCGCCGGCGTACTGGCCCTTGATCTGCGGGATCGTCTGGTGGGACTCGTCGATGACGGTGAGGAAGTCGTCGGGGAAGTAGTCGAGCAGGGTGTGGGGTGCGTCGCCGGATTCGCGTTCCGAGAGGTGAACGGAGTAGTTCTCGATGCCCGAGCAGTAACCCGTCTCCGCCATCATCTCCAGATCGAACGTGGTGCGTTCCTCGATGCGCTGGGCGGCGACGAGGTCGCCCTGGCGCTCGAAGTACGAGATGCGCGAGTCCAGATCGTCCCGGATCTCGTCCATCGCCCGCTCCAGGCGGGTCTCGGGGATGGAGTAGTGCTCCGCCGGGTGGACGAGGACGGCCTCTTGTTCACCCTTCGCCTCGCCCTCAAGCGGATCCACCTTGATCATGCGGTCGATCTCGTCGCCCCAGAGTTCGACGCGGACGGCGTAGCGGCCGTACATCGGGAAGATTTCGAGGGTGTCGCCCCGGACGCGGAACGTGCCCTGCGTGAAATCGACGTCGTTGCGCTCGTAGTTCAGGTCGACCAGCCCCTTCAGGAGGTCGTCGCGGCCCATCTCGTCGCCGACCTCCAGCCGCATCGCCATGTTCTCGTAGTTCTGCGGATCACCGAGGCCGTAGATGGCCGAGACGGAGGCGATCACGATGACGTCGTCGCGGGTCAGCAGCGAGCGCGTCGCGGAGTGGCGCAGCCGGTCGATCTCGTCGTTGATCGAGGCGTCCTTGTCGATGTAGGTGTCGGTCTGCTCGACGTAGGCCTCGGGCTGGTAGTAGTCGTAGTACGAGACGAAGTACTCGACGGCGTTGTTTGGAAAGAGATTCCGGAACTCCTCGTAGAGCTGGGCGGCGAGGGTCTTGTTGTGGGCGATGATCAGGGTGGGCTGTTCTAACTGTTCGACCGCCCAGGAGACCGTGTTGGTCTTGCCAGACCCGGTCACGCCGAGCAGGGTCTGTTTCTCCGCGCCCGACTCGAACCCCTCGACCAGCTGGTCGATGGCTTCCGGCTGGTCGCCCGCGGGGTCGAACGGGGCGTCGACCCGGAACGGCGCGTCGGCGTCCGGTCGGTCGGGCTGGAGGGGTCCCGAGTGCGTCTCGCTCATGGTAGCACCTATTCGGACTGGACGACCTTGACCCGTACGGTCTGGGACGTTCTGCCCGCCGGGACTGTCTGTTTCGACGAGGCCGACACCCTTCCGTTTCGCCGTCGTATTCGAACCCATGCCAGACGACCAGTCCCTCCAGCAGGCTCGCCGCGAACTGGAAGCGACCGTTCCGCACGCCGACGACGCCGTTCGCGACGACCTGCGCGAGGTGGCCGGCGAACTCGCCGCGATCGAGCAGGACGACCAGCAGGCCGATCACGCCGTCGTCGACGGCTACCTGAACCAGCTTCGCCA containing:
- a CDS encoding DUF7553 family protein; amino-acid sequence: MPDDQSLQQARRELEATVPHADDAVRDDLREVAGELAAIEQDDQQADHAVVDGYLNQLRQAKQETDADVEDDIDDVIEALSAYRDGLEGA
- a CDS encoding putative manganese transporter, producing the protein MADPLSILLASLRDGYVQVSVFVAVTVLAFGFVQYRTDGALLRAIEDNERLQPLIGGLLGLTPGCGGAIVVMPLYVRGSVSFGTVVATLGATAGDSAFVILALAPEAALYAYAIALVASVATGYLVDTAGLGVTRVDAAVSRLAPGTTATDGGTVVNNRVGPNPTHDYPTCSPTHSHEAGPDRTSRILTPLSHAAHVAWWIAAVGGLILGTIYLLRGGPEIALSVGVDFAGAFTVFGLVGGVLSLYLYAIGRHYVGEGEIARARDSFGSIYDTLTHAAMETSFVTVWVIVALAGYEYVVVLSGLDVAAVAATAGVLAPIGGVAVGLIPGCGPQILLAGVYAEGALPFSALAANAIAQDGDALFPLLAIDPKAAVVATIYNALPALVVGVALFFLWEPVFGMPEFGFGVA
- the uvrB gene encoding excinuclease ABC subunit UvrB produces the protein MSETHSGPLQPDRPDADAPFRVDAPFDPAGDQPEAIDQLVEGFESGAEKQTLLGVTGSGKTNTVSWAVEQLEQPTLIIAHNKTLAAQLYEEFRNLFPNNAVEYFVSYYDYYQPEAYVEQTDTYIDKDASINDEIDRLRHSATRSLLTRDDVIVIASVSAIYGLGDPQNYENMAMRLEVGDEMGRDDLLKGLVDLNYERNDVDFTQGTFRVRGDTLEIFPMYGRYAVRVELWGDEIDRMIKVDPLEGEAKGEQEAVLVHPAEHYSIPETRLERAMDEIRDDLDSRISYFERQGDLVAAQRIEERTTFDLEMMAETGYCSGIENYSVHLSERESGDAPHTLLDYFPDDFLTVIDESHQTIPQIKGQYAGDKSRKDSLVENGFRLPTAYDNRPLTFEEFEEKTDRTLYVSATPSDYEREHSDQIVEQIVRPTHLVDPLVEVADATGQVDDLMDRIDDRIDRGERTLVTTLTKRMAEDLTEYLEEAGVDVAYMHDETDTLERHEIIRSLRLGEIDVLVGINLLREGLDIPEVSLVAILDADQEGFLRSETTLVQTMGRAARNVNGEVVLYADEPSNAMESAIEETQRRREIQQEYNEEHGFEPTTIEKEVGETNLPGSKTDTTTVSGRELSDDEEAARYVEELEDRMDEAASNLEFELAADIRDRILEVREEFGLAGHGDDEEGIAPPAEEF